A window from Aneurinibacillus sp. REN35 encodes these proteins:
- a CDS encoding ABC transporter permease, which produces MSSPLKVGDIIREEWLNILRDRRLFAILFLVPLLYTALFGYLYSNQRLTEIPTVIFDGDNSQLSRQIVQSFDQTETFHVTKRTLSENEVQRLIETGEARVGIIIPNEFSTRLKHGDNVPVLTFVDGSNMLFSNSATRAANQVITTFSYGASSTKLKQQGLQDEQIAATFSQIPFRSRVLYNPMFNYNDFLIYGLIGAILQQVLLLGVALTVTRDKEKGTWSRFAAWRNLPWRIAYAKTAPYFLIGIVNNVSVFAIALYMFHLPLRGMFLPALVLGISFVFALLGIGYLASLFSGNQVGSTQITMLIAVPSFLLSGFTWPFEAMPHALNVAGHLLPLTYFLDGVREVFIKGHGFDMIWRDCVALGLMGTVTYFLAFLLTPIFVKPEQKPKAEASLSA; this is translated from the coding sequence ATGTCATCGCCACTAAAAGTAGGAGATATTATTCGCGAAGAATGGTTGAACATCCTTCGCGATCGCCGTCTTTTTGCGATTCTTTTCCTTGTTCCGCTGCTGTATACGGCGCTGTTCGGATATCTATACTCTAATCAGCGCCTGACGGAAATTCCGACCGTTATTTTTGATGGGGATAACAGCCAGCTTAGTCGGCAAATCGTCCAATCATTCGACCAGACCGAGACCTTCCATGTGACCAAGCGCACACTCTCAGAAAATGAAGTACAGCGCTTAATCGAAACAGGGGAAGCACGAGTGGGTATTATCATTCCAAATGAATTCTCGACCCGCTTAAAGCACGGGGATAATGTGCCTGTCCTCACCTTCGTGGATGGCAGCAATATGCTGTTCTCCAACTCGGCGACGCGGGCGGCCAATCAAGTCATTACGACATTCAGCTACGGCGCTTCTTCTACGAAGCTGAAACAGCAGGGATTACAGGATGAGCAGATCGCAGCAACATTCTCACAGATCCCATTCCGTTCTCGTGTACTGTATAATCCGATGTTTAACTACAATGATTTTCTTATATACGGCTTGATCGGTGCCATTCTTCAGCAGGTTCTCCTGCTTGGCGTTGCCCTCACAGTGACACGGGATAAAGAAAAAGGCACATGGAGCCGCTTTGCAGCATGGCGCAATCTTCCTTGGCGGATTGCCTACGCTAAGACAGCTCCCTACTTCCTTATCGGTATCGTTAATAATGTTAGTGTGTTCGCGATTGCATTATACATGTTCCATCTGCCTCTGCGCGGCATGTTTCTTCCCGCTCTCGTACTTGGCATAAGCTTTGTGTTTGCCCTTCTTGGCATCGGCTATCTTGCAAGCCTCTTTTCAGGCAATCAAGTCGGCTCCACGCAGATTACCATGCTGATTGCCGTACCATCCTTTTTGTTATCCGGTTTCACATGGCCGTTCGAAGCAATGCCGCATGCATTGAATGTAGCGGGACACCTTTTGCCGCTGACGTACTTTTTGGATGGGGTGCGCGAAGTGTTTATTAAAGGACATGGCTTTGATATGATCTGGCGTGATTGTGTAGCGCTTGGCTTAATGGGAACTGTCACCTATTTCCTGGCCTTTCTGCTCACACCTATTTTCGTTAAACCGGAGCAAAAACCGAAAGCGGAAGCTTCTCTTTCTGCCTAG
- a CDS encoding sigma-70 family RNA polymerase sigma factor, whose amino-acid sequence MQNSIHQHTNRIIRYFLQDETSAFLVRQAIEKPTLENRQRVEKRFQTFYNEIQLISYLSGLIHYQAIAYDRRLRAYQYRCPRSLDAPLGEEGDGTLLDIMTATEEELTDFDTFTSLEEISESKELYYALRLLTEHERKIIEWAYLYCLSDTDIARQLYVSQQTVSRTRSKALAKLRMSVKEEQQPCQSPAIM is encoded by the coding sequence ATGCAGAATTCAATCCACCAGCACACAAATCGAATCATCCGCTATTTTCTGCAGGATGAAACATCCGCTTTTCTTGTCCGGCAAGCCATCGAGAAACCAACATTAGAAAATCGCCAGCGCGTGGAGAAGCGTTTCCAGACTTTCTACAATGAGATCCAACTCATCTCCTATCTATCCGGCCTGATTCACTACCAGGCGATTGCGTATGACAGGCGGCTGCGCGCCTACCAATATCGCTGTCCGCGCAGTTTGGATGCTCCATTGGGCGAAGAGGGGGATGGAACACTGCTTGATATCATGACAGCGACGGAAGAAGAGCTCACAGACTTTGACACCTTCACAAGCCTTGAGGAGATCAGCGAAAGCAAGGAGCTGTACTATGCGTTGCGGCTCCTTACAGAGCATGAGCGAAAAATTATCGAATGGGCGTATCTCTACTGCCTATCGGATACCGATATCGCCCGCCAGCTATACGTATCGCAGCAAACCGTCTCTAGAACTCGAAGTAAAGCACTGGCCAAGCTGCGTATGAGTGTAAAGGAGGAACAACAACCTTGCCAATCTCCTGCGATCATGTAA
- a CDS encoding helix-turn-helix domain-containing protein produces the protein MPISCDHVSLTTLLKKAQKQDKEAMLCLLQRFQPKIERSLYQTSHKEREDLKQYLYVKVIEAVHNYRIHQAPAFWELYQQDDPT, from the coding sequence TTGCCAATCTCCTGCGATCATGTAAGCCTAACTACACTTCTTAAAAAAGCGCAGAAGCAGGATAAAGAAGCCATGCTCTGTCTTCTGCAGCGATTTCAACCAAAGATCGAACGATCGCTTTACCAAACCTCTCATAAGGAGCGGGAAGACTTAAAACAGTATTTATATGTAAAAGTAATCGAAGCTGTTCACAACTATCGAATTCATCAGGCACCGGCTTTCTGGGAATTGTATCAACAGGATGATCCAACATAA
- the tadA gene encoding tRNA adenosine(34) deaminase TadA codes for MSEQRNDDYYMGLAMEEAKKAGALGEVPIGAVIVRDGQVVGRGYNLRETTKDPLAHAELIAIKEASRTLGGWRLIGATLYVTLEPCPMCAGAIVQARLPRVVYGAVDPKAGCAGSLMNLLQEERFNHQVETIQGVREQECGALLTDFFRALRKKRKQRTNVCDE; via the coding sequence ATGAGCGAACAGCGAAACGACGACTATTATATGGGGCTTGCAATGGAAGAAGCGAAGAAGGCAGGCGCATTAGGGGAAGTGCCGATTGGCGCTGTCATTGTGCGGGATGGACAAGTTGTGGGCCGCGGATACAATCTGCGCGAGACGACAAAGGATCCGCTGGCGCATGCGGAATTGATTGCCATCAAGGAAGCGAGCCGGACGCTTGGGGGCTGGCGCCTGATCGGTGCCACCCTGTATGTAACGCTAGAACCATGCCCCATGTGTGCAGGCGCGATCGTACAAGCACGACTTCCCCGCGTTGTATATGGAGCGGTAGACCCGAAGGCAGGTTGTGCAGGCAGTCTGATGAATTTGCTTCAGGAGGAGCGGTTTAATCATCAGGTTGAGACGATACAGGGCGTGCGTGAACAAGAGTGCGGTGCGCTCCTTACTGATTTTTTTCGCGCGCTGCGCAAAAAACGCAAGCAGCGAACGAACGTGTGTGATGAATAA
- a CDS encoding phosphodiester glycosidase family protein, whose amino-acid sequence MGRKIGWCALAVLLFLWNGGTSFVSAAAPASVVSAKKVVTTSAGKRTVTLVYINLNDKNIEVRPVLAKDKIGSTESLDSMAKRTGAYAAINGTFFNAYTDKRAHGEIVINYEEKNEGWSGASIGFMEDGTPAIMFSGALPRDNTYKHITSAGPTLLRDGKIIVNPQAEKMNDPKITKLSGQRSFIGYTKDKKLVMGTVPNVTVAQLAQICKALGLEAALNMDGGASSGLYYNGSQLTKPGRLLSNALVVVPRKK is encoded by the coding sequence ATGGGAAGAAAAATCGGGTGGTGCGCATTGGCGGTGCTGCTGTTCCTATGGAATGGCGGCACTTCTTTTGTGTCGGCAGCGGCACCGGCAAGCGTAGTGTCAGCGAAGAAGGTAGTTACGACGTCAGCAGGAAAGCGTACGGTAACGCTGGTCTATATTAATCTGAATGACAAAAACATAGAGGTACGGCCCGTACTTGCCAAAGACAAAATCGGCTCAACTGAAAGTCTTGATAGTATGGCGAAACGCACAGGCGCCTATGCTGCTATAAATGGCACATTTTTTAACGCATATACCGACAAGCGAGCGCATGGGGAGATTGTTATTAATTACGAAGAGAAAAATGAAGGGTGGTCCGGTGCTTCGATTGGTTTTATGGAGGATGGTACGCCTGCGATCATGTTTTCCGGTGCTCTTCCGCGCGATAATACGTACAAGCATATTACAAGTGCAGGACCAACATTGTTAAGAGACGGCAAAATCATAGTAAATCCACAGGCAGAGAAGATGAATGATCCGAAGATTACGAAGCTAAGCGGACAGCGCAGCTTCATCGGCTATACGAAGGACAAGAAGTTGGTTATGGGAACAGTACCCAATGTGACGGTAGCACAATTAGCGCAGATCTGTAAAGCGCTAGGGCTGGAAGCTGCGCTAAATATGGATGGCGGTGCTTCTTCGGGATTGTATTATAACGGAAGTCAGCTTACAAAACCAGGACGCTTACTGAGCAATGCATTGGTTGTCGTTCCCCGCAAAAAGTAA
- a CDS encoding dicarboxylate/amino acid:cation symporter, with the protein MSLTKKIIIALVAGVIVGLLLNIFAPGAFKTLDTYVFTPVGKTFLNLIKMLVVPIVFFSIVLGAAGIGDPKKLGRIGVKTISFFLVTTAMAIVIGLILAYIFQPGAGGGFDTNASYQAEKAPPISETLLNIIPENPVKAMAEAEMLQIIAFSIFVGYGLTVLGSKTKRIYQVIEEGNDLMMFLVHIVMRFAPYGAFALIASAVGKQGLDALKLMGMYMFVVILALLLHTLITYGSALALLAKQNPFVFFKKFFPAATVGFSTSSSSATLPISMQTAQEELDVPEPISSFVQPLGATINMDGTAIMQGVATVFIAQVYGVALGLGDYMTVILTATLASIGTAGVPGVGLIMLAMVLNSVGLPAEGIALILGVDRILDMLRTSVNITGDAACAVIVARSEEKHTTVRQNHDDYEVSFTMHKERQKER; encoded by the coding sequence ATGAGCCTAACGAAAAAAATCATTATCGCATTAGTTGCAGGCGTAATTGTCGGATTATTGCTAAATATCTTTGCGCCAGGCGCCTTTAAAACATTGGATACGTATGTATTCACACCGGTTGGAAAGACCTTCTTAAATCTAATTAAGATGCTTGTTGTGCCGATTGTTTTCTTCTCGATTGTGCTTGGTGCCGCTGGGATTGGAGATCCGAAGAAACTTGGACGAATCGGCGTAAAAACAATTTCTTTCTTTTTAGTAACGACAGCGATGGCTATTGTGATCGGCTTGATTCTTGCTTATATTTTTCAGCCAGGTGCTGGCGGAGGCTTTGATACGAATGCTTCCTATCAGGCGGAGAAAGCACCGCCTATTTCTGAAACACTGTTAAACATTATACCGGAGAATCCGGTTAAGGCGATGGCGGAAGCGGAGATGCTTCAGATTATTGCCTTCTCCATCTTTGTGGGTTATGGATTGACGGTGCTTGGAAGCAAGACGAAGCGAATCTATCAGGTAATAGAAGAAGGAAATGATCTTATGATGTTCCTGGTGCATATCGTCATGCGATTTGCTCCGTATGGTGCATTTGCCCTGATTGCTTCGGCGGTTGGAAAGCAAGGGCTAGACGCTTTGAAGCTGATGGGGATGTATATGTTTGTTGTCATTCTAGCCCTTCTGCTTCACACTCTCATCACATATGGTTCCGCTTTGGCGCTGCTGGCAAAACAGAATCCGTTTGTGTTCTTTAAGAAGTTTTTTCCTGCGGCAACTGTAGGATTCAGTACATCTAGCAGCAGCGCGACCCTTCCTATTTCGATGCAGACAGCGCAGGAAGAACTGGATGTACCTGAGCCGATCAGCAGTTTTGTACAGCCGCTTGGTGCTACGATTAATATGGATGGGACGGCGATCATGCAGGGGGTCGCTACTGTATTTATTGCGCAGGTATATGGAGTAGCGCTCGGATTAGGCGATTACATGACCGTTATTCTTACAGCGACGCTTGCCAGTATCGGAACCGCCGGTGTACCGGGTGTAGGGCTGATTATGCTTGCGATGGTATTGAATTCTGTCGGCCTTCCGGCAGAAGGGATCGCGCTCATTCTTGGGGTCGATCGCATTCTTGATATGCTTCGTACCTCCGTTAATATTACAGGGGATGCCGCTTGTGCTGTAATCGTAGCCCGTTCTGAAGAAAAGCACACGACAGTACGCCAAAATCATGATGATTATGAAGTAAGCTTTACTATGCATAAGGAGCGACAAAAAGAAAGATAA
- a CDS encoding cyclase family protein, whose translation MYKIYDISMPIHYGMVTYKNKQAKQPNIRVVQDFSQASAYESRIDMDMHTGTHVDSPLHMLPDGGTMASISIERLIGSCRVLDLTEVQDHITSDDLVRFAPKKEEFILLKTSNSLRDDFGEDFVFLAADGAQYLAEVGVRGVGIDAPGVERDQSGHPTHKALFAADSVIVEGLRLGDVPGGEYFMVIAPIKVLETEAAPARALLFSGITIDPD comes from the coding sequence ATGTATAAGATATATGATATCTCCATGCCCATCCATTATGGAATGGTCACCTATAAAAATAAACAGGCGAAGCAGCCAAATATTCGTGTAGTACAGGACTTCAGTCAAGCATCAGCTTATGAATCAAGAATTGATATGGATATGCATACGGGAACGCATGTAGACTCTCCGCTGCATATGCTGCCGGATGGCGGAACGATGGCAAGCATCTCTATTGAGCGTCTGATTGGGTCGTGTCGAGTGCTTGATTTGACGGAAGTACAGGATCATATTACAAGTGATGATCTTGTACGGTTTGCACCGAAAAAAGAGGAGTTCATTCTGCTGAAGACAAGCAACTCCCTCCGCGATGATTTTGGAGAGGACTTTGTCTTTCTAGCCGCAGACGGTGCCCAATATCTTGCAGAAGTCGGCGTACGCGGTGTAGGGATCGATGCGCCGGGCGTGGAGCGTGACCAATCCGGACATCCGACACATAAGGCGCTATTTGCTGCAGATAGTGTTATTGTCGAAGGGCTTCGGCTAGGTGATGTTCCGGGGGGAGAGTACTTTATGGTGATCGCACCGATTAAAGTGCTTGAGACAGAAGCTGCTCCCGCACGTGCTTTGCTATTTTCGGGTATAACGATTGATCCGGATTAA
- the zwf gene encoding glucose-6-phosphate dehydrogenase: MSIQPFVFVIFGATGDLAKRKLFPALYNLYRSGFLDAEFAVLGVGRTEIDSVSFRAFVKEAIAAYGRLSLHEGEDWQRFVARFDYIALDVTDRSAYESLSAAVRGKEQEMGLCGNRLFHLAITPSLFGTITTNLQKSGITDTKGWKRVIVEKPFGHNYSSAQALNEELKQTFIEEEIYRIDHYLGKEMIQNIQVIRFANSMFEPLWNNRHIANIQITASETVGIEDRASYYDTAGALLDMVQNHMLQMVMMVCMEPPSRLLTEAIRDEKVKVMRALRCYSEEEVDDYVVRGQYTQSNGEGGKMAAYREELNVRPDSTTETFVSAKLFIDNFRWAEVPIYIRTGKRMPKKVTEIVIQFKELPKHLYFNKNNDLLPNLLIFRIHPNEGITLRLNAKKPGAESQVIPIGMEYCNDCEHSSPEAYESLLHDVLLGDSTFFTRWDEVSLAWRFVDPIRRAWERDAQSLTFYPADTWGPEVSYEILERDGTRWWTGTHGEERSMLKAVRQNTREEGGKHV; encoded by the coding sequence TTGTCTATTCAGCCGTTTGTTTTCGTAATTTTTGGCGCGACAGGCGATCTCGCCAAGCGCAAATTATTCCCCGCTCTGTACAATCTGTATCGTTCCGGTTTCTTAGACGCTGAATTTGCGGTACTAGGTGTAGGAAGGACCGAGATAGACTCCGTATCGTTCCGCGCTTTTGTTAAAGAAGCGATAGCGGCGTATGGTCGGCTTTCATTACATGAAGGGGAAGATTGGCAGCGGTTTGTGGCACGTTTTGACTATATCGCGCTCGATGTGACAGATAGGTCCGCATATGAATCCCTTAGTGCCGCAGTGCGTGGAAAGGAGCAGGAGATGGGGCTTTGCGGCAACCGATTGTTCCACCTAGCAATTACACCGTCACTATTCGGAACGATAACAACCAACCTGCAAAAGAGTGGAATAACGGATACAAAAGGATGGAAGCGTGTTATTGTAGAGAAGCCGTTTGGCCATAACTATTCTTCTGCCCAAGCATTAAACGAAGAATTGAAACAGACATTCATAGAAGAGGAAATATACCGTATTGATCATTATTTAGGCAAAGAGATGATACAGAACATTCAAGTGATCCGATTTGCTAATTCGATGTTCGAGCCGCTGTGGAACAATCGTCATATCGCTAACATTCAGATTACGGCAAGTGAGACGGTTGGTATTGAAGATAGAGCCTCCTATTATGATACGGCAGGCGCACTGCTTGATATGGTACAGAATCATATGCTGCAGATGGTAATGATGGTGTGCATGGAACCGCCAAGCCGCTTGCTAACAGAAGCGATTCGCGATGAGAAAGTAAAGGTGATGCGCGCGCTTCGCTGCTACAGTGAAGAGGAAGTGGATGACTATGTTGTGCGGGGACAGTATACCCAGAGTAACGGAGAAGGCGGTAAGATGGCTGCGTATCGTGAGGAGCTGAATGTCCGTCCTGATTCGACGACAGAGACATTTGTTTCTGCCAAGCTTTTTATTGATAATTTTCGTTGGGCAGAAGTTCCGATCTATATTCGAACCGGCAAAAGAATGCCGAAAAAAGTAACGGAGATTGTTATTCAATTCAAAGAGCTGCCAAAACACCTATATTTCAATAAAAATAATGATTTACTGCCGAATTTATTGATCTTTCGTATTCATCCGAATGAAGGCATTACCTTACGTTTAAACGCCAAAAAGCCGGGAGCTGAGAGTCAGGTCATCCCTATTGGCATGGAGTATTGCAATGACTGTGAACATTCTTCTCCTGAAGCCTATGAGAGCTTGCTTCATGATGTGCTGCTTGGCGATTCCACATTCTTTACACGTTGGGATGAAGTTTCCCTTGCCTGGAGATTTGTGGACCCGATTCGCCGTGCGTGGGAGCGTGATGCACAGTCACTGACCTTCTATCCGGCTGATACATGGGGACCTGAAGTCTCCTACGAAATACTTGAACGGGACGGAACCAGATGGTGGACCGGAACGCATGGTGAAGAGCGCTCAATGCTCAAAGCGGTAAGACAGAATACAAGAGAAGAGGGCGGTAAGCATGTATAA
- a CDS encoding alpha/beta fold hydrolase: MNVSQQLPFVFIHGAGGTGAKFRGVEEKVGGAPCRVLDLPGHGKTGGAGYNSISAYAEWVNEQLGDEEVILVGHSMGGMIGIEAAASNSNIKGLVLDASHYEMPVHPKILEDLSAGTFPDFLFKASYSKDASEDLLAEERAQISWVKTEVVHDDFFACGQYQGADTFAQLTIPVLAVYGAEDKLLPKGAAERASELNDNVQTKTIPGSGHYIMLEQPEAFAQALNEFRQLLLAKV; encoded by the coding sequence CGCGGTGTAGAAGAAAAAGTGGGCGGTGCGCCGTGCCGTGTGCTTGATCTTCCGGGGCACGGGAAGACGGGTGGAGCCGGATACAACAGCATTAGCGCATATGCAGAATGGGTCAATGAACAGCTTGGAGATGAGGAAGTCATTCTCGTTGGACATTCGATGGGCGGTATGATCGGAATCGAGGCGGCTGCAAGCAATTCGAATATCAAAGGGCTTGTACTTGATGCCAGCCATTATGAGATGCCGGTACACCCGAAAATTTTAGAAGATCTGTCGGCAGGCACCTTCCCTGATTTTTTGTTTAAAGCCTCCTATAGCAAGGATGCATCTGAGGATCTGCTGGCAGAGGAGCGCGCGCAGATCTCATGGGTGAAGACTGAAGTCGTCCATGATGATTTCTTTGCCTGCGGTCAATATCAGGGTGCAGATACGTTTGCACAGCTTACAATCCCTGTGCTTGCTGTATACGGGGCAGAAGATAAGCTGCTTCCGAAGGGTGCTGCTGAGCGTGCGTCTGAGCTGAACGACAATGTGCAGACGAAGACGATTCCTGGCTCCGGTCACTATATTATGCTAGAGCAGCCGGAAGCCTTCGCTCAAGCATTGAACGAATTTCGTCAGTTGCTGCTTGCAAAAGTATAA